One segment of Methanolinea sp. DNA contains the following:
- a CDS encoding pyridoxal phosphate-dependent aminotransferase → MRELSRKLAGIPPSATIEISNLARQMEKRGIPVISLSIGEPDFDTPRHIKDACIKALLDGETHYAPSNGIPELLEAIAAKIARENGFSCTPDEVIVTCGAKDAIYDAMEAVLNPGEEVIILDPAWVSYEPCVVIAGGKPVHHSLDQETFQVDDSILERVSPRTKMVIVNTPSNPSGAVLDRKSLSLIADMCADYDLIALSDEIYEKLTYGKPHVSLASIGDMAERTITVNGFSKAYAMTGWRLGYAVAPLPIIRQMSKVQQHSVSHPTTFAMYGGVAALTSDQSCVEEMRREFQRRRDFLAGELRLMGYRTAPADGAFYVFVRVEGDDMEVARRWLEDLHIAVTPGSAFHAPGWERISYATSMANLEEAVRRFRRAS, encoded by the coding sequence ATGAGGGAGCTCTCCCGCAAGCTCGCAGGGATACCCCCCTCGGCGACGATCGAGATCTCGAACCTCGCGCGGCAGATGGAGAAGAGGGGGATCCCGGTCATCTCGCTCTCCATCGGGGAACCGGACTTTGACACCCCCCGCCACATCAAGGACGCCTGCATAAAGGCCCTCCTCGACGGCGAGACCCATTACGCCCCGAGCAACGGCATCCCCGAGCTCCTCGAGGCCATCGCGGCAAAGATAGCGAGGGAGAACGGTTTTTCGTGCACGCCGGACGAGGTCATCGTGACGTGTGGGGCAAAGGACGCGATCTACGACGCGATGGAGGCTGTCCTGAACCCGGGCGAGGAGGTGATCATCCTCGACCCCGCGTGGGTCTCGTACGAGCCCTGCGTCGTGATCGCGGGGGGAAAGCCGGTCCACCACTCCCTCGACCAGGAGACGTTCCAGGTCGACGACAGCATCCTCGAGCGCGTCTCGCCCCGGACGAAGATGGTCATCGTGAACACGCCGTCGAACCCAAGCGGCGCGGTCCTCGACAGGAAGTCGCTCTCCCTCATCGCGGACATGTGCGCGGACTACGACCTCATCGCCCTCTCCGACGAGATATACGAGAAGCTCACCTACGGGAAACCCCACGTCTCCCTCGCGTCGATCGGGGACATGGCCGAGAGGACGATCACGGTGAACGGGTTCTCGAAGGCCTACGCGATGACCGGGTGGAGGCTCGGGTACGCCGTTGCCCCCCTCCCCATCATCCGGCAGATGTCGAAGGTCCAGCAGCACTCCGTGAGCCACCCGACGACGTTCGCGATGTACGGGGGCGTCGCGGCCCTCACGTCCGACCAGTCGTGCGTGGAGGAGATGAGGAGGGAGTTCCAGAGGAGGCGCGACTTCCTCGCGGGGGAACTCCGGCTGATGGGGTACAGGACCGCACCCGCGGACGGTGCCTTCTACGTCTTCGTCCGCGTGGAGGGTGACGACATGGAGGTCGCGCGGCGCTGGCTCGAGGACCTCCACATCGCCGTCACCCCCGGGAGCGCGTTCCACGCGCCGGGCTGGGAGAGGATCTCGTACGCGACCTCGATGGCAAACCTCGAGGAGGCGGTCCGCAGGTTCCGCCGGGCCTCCTGA
- the budA gene encoding acetolactate decarboxylase, with the protein MHRGRPCCGVSLGECGECGADRDTLFQVSTIGALMEGDYRGHVTFGELKGHGDFGIGTFEALDGEMVAVDGRYWQVTADGCVHPVTDGMETPFAAVTFFEPDIAFTIPRAENYSDFSRQVREALPSENMTYAVRVRGEFLRVLARSVPRQGEPYPRLADAVKNQSVFPINGTRGVAAGFYVPEYAGALNVPGFHLHYIADDGTRGGHVLDLSAEGVTVELDETPRFCLILGGDGGDGGKIPPPVRGEVERIEKSG; encoded by the coding sequence ATGCATCGCGGGAGGCCTTGCTGCGGGGTTTCTCTGGGCGAGTGCGGGGAGTGCGGGGCCGACAGGGACACACTCTTCCAGGTCTCCACGATCGGGGCGCTCATGGAGGGCGACTACCGTGGCCACGTGACGTTTGGGGAGCTGAAAGGACACGGGGACTTCGGGATCGGGACGTTCGAGGCCCTCGACGGGGAGATGGTCGCGGTCGACGGGAGGTACTGGCAGGTCACTGCGGACGGGTGCGTCCACCCCGTGACGGACGGGATGGAAACACCGTTCGCGGCGGTCACGTTCTTCGAGCCCGACATCGCCTTCACCATCCCGCGGGCGGAGAACTACAGCGACTTTTCGCGGCAGGTGAGAGAGGCCCTCCCCTCGGAGAACATGACGTACGCCGTCAGGGTCAGGGGCGAGTTCCTCCGCGTGCTGGCACGGAGCGTTCCCCGGCAGGGGGAACCGTACCCCCGCCTCGCCGACGCGGTGAAGAACCAGTCGGTCTTCCCGATCAACGGGACGAGGGGGGTCGCGGCAGGGTTCTACGTGCCGGAGTACGCGGGCGCGCTCAACGTCCCGGGATTCCACCTCCACTACATCGCGGACGACGGGACGAGGGGCGGGCACGTCCTCGACCTCTCGGCGGAAGGCGTGACCGTCGAGCTGGACGAGACACCGCGGTTCTGCCTTATTCTCGGGGGAGACGGCGGGGATGGGGGGAAGATCCCCCCTCCCGTTCGAGGAGAAGTTGAAAGAATCGAAAAAAGCGGTTGA
- a CDS encoding magnesium transporter CorA family protein — protein sequence MRTIYRETQGRLEEIGTHEEGTWINLVNPTPAEIEETVSWFQIPPDFLTDPLDVDERARVEREEGSILIVLRTPHREPPGADIPYTTLPLGIILTHNVTITVCLTEVDLIAEFLEGKVRNFSPAKQGRFVLLLFYRNTLLYMRYLRDINRMTAQVERALYRALKNEELIHLLNLEKSLVYFVTSLRSNALMLEKFNAIACIRMSEEDRDLFEDMVIENKQALEMANIYSSILSDMMDAFASVISNNLNVIMKLLTTVTIILMIPTLVASVYGMNVELPFQHTPYAFLFTMVVSFILSAIGIVIFWRKELI from the coding sequence GTGAGGACGATATACCGCGAGACGCAGGGGAGGCTGGAAGAGATCGGGACGCACGAGGAGGGCACGTGGATCAACCTCGTCAACCCCACGCCCGCCGAGATCGAGGAGACCGTCTCGTGGTTCCAGATCCCCCCAGATTTCCTGACCGACCCCCTCGACGTCGACGAGCGGGCCCGCGTGGAACGGGAGGAGGGGAGCATCCTCATCGTCCTGCGCACGCCCCACCGCGAACCCCCCGGGGCCGACATCCCCTACACCACTCTCCCGCTCGGGATCATCCTCACGCACAACGTGACGATCACCGTCTGCCTCACCGAGGTCGATCTCATCGCCGAGTTCCTCGAGGGGAAGGTGAGGAATTTCTCTCCCGCGAAACAGGGGAGGTTCGTCCTCCTCCTCTTCTACAGGAACACGCTCCTCTACATGCGGTACCTCCGGGACATCAACAGGATGACGGCGCAGGTCGAGCGGGCGCTCTACCGCGCGCTGAAGAACGAGGAGCTCATCCACCTCCTGAACCTCGAAAAAAGCCTCGTGTACTTCGTCACGTCGCTCCGGTCCAACGCCCTCATGCTCGAGAAGTTCAACGCGATCGCCTGCATCCGGATGAGCGAGGAAGACAGGGACCTCTTCGAGGACATGGTCATCGAGAACAAGCAGGCCCTCGAGATGGCCAACATCTACTCGAGCATCCTCTCGGACATGATGGACGCGTTCGCGTCGGTCATCTCGAACAACCTCAACGTCATCATGAAGCTCCTCACGACCGTCACGATCATCCTCATGATCCCGACACTTGTCGCGAGCGTGTACGGGATGAACGTCGAGCTCCCGTTCCAGCACACCCCATACGCGTTCCTCTTCACGATGGTCGTCTCCTTCATCCTCTCCGCGATAGGAATCGTCATCTTCTGGCGCAAGGAACTCATCTGA
- a CDS encoding Yip1 family protein, which yields MKSVADLLFSPGRFFAEGEGREPGLLVPGLIAVAGASVSALAAYAMSPLYREMFAPAGAGEEMGMVIGVAGAVGAFAFFILVWWVLMACAFHVVSIPLGGQGKFSGTLAATGYGLLPVVVGNAISFAVLLATLPSIAVPAVRNVRDPSIVQEAIAGLQRDPAMQQYTLAATVISVIFLAWSANIWIFGVGHARKLKTRDAVVTVLVPAGIMAAFSIGSYVTGALAAGGS from the coding sequence ATGAAATCCGTCGCCGACCTCCTGTTCTCGCCGGGGCGCTTCTTTGCCGAGGGAGAGGGGAGAGAGCCGGGTCTCCTCGTGCCCGGCCTGATCGCGGTGGCCGGGGCATCCGTCTCGGCACTCGCCGCGTACGCGATGTCCCCCCTCTACCGGGAGATGTTCGCACCCGCGGGTGCGGGGGAAGAGATGGGCATGGTCATCGGGGTGGCCGGGGCAGTCGGCGCGTTCGCGTTCTTCATCCTCGTCTGGTGGGTCCTCATGGCCTGCGCGTTCCACGTCGTCTCCATCCCCCTCGGGGGGCAGGGGAAGTTCTCCGGCACCCTCGCGGCGACGGGGTACGGGCTCCTGCCCGTTGTCGTGGGGAACGCCATCTCCTTCGCCGTGCTCCTCGCCACGCTCCCCTCCATCGCCGTGCCGGCCGTGAGGAACGTCCGAGACCCTTCAATCGTGCAGGAGGCAATCGCCGGGCTCCAGAGGGACCCCGCGATGCAGCAGTACACGCTCGCTGCCACGGTGATCTCGGTCATATTCCTCGCGTGGAGTGCGAATATCTGGATCTTCGGCGTGGGACACGCCCGGAAACTCAAGACGAGGGACGCGGTCGTCACGGTCCTCGTGCCGGCGGGCATCATGGCCGCGTTTTCCATCGGCTCCTACGTGACAGGGGCCCTCGCGGCCGGGGGGTCGTAG
- a CDS encoding ABC transporter ATP-binding protein has product MSGGGARDPVIRFRDVTKVYPLPAGDVVALDHVTLDVEPGDFIAVMGPSGSGKSTLLNLMGCMDTPTSGYLGIKGRDVGSMSDDELTVLRRDHIGFIFQQFNLIPLLTALENVAYPYVLKTGIRDCTAHCAEVLRAMDLDPSLYSHRPAELSGGQQQRVAIARALVNDPEILLADEPTGNLDTRTGSAIMELLKELNEDRGKTIVMVTHDPNVARFAHRTIRLVDGRIA; this is encoded by the coding sequence ATGAGCGGGGGAGGGGCACGTGACCCGGTCATCAGGTTCCGGGACGTGACCAAGGTCTACCCGCTCCCGGCCGGCGACGTGGTCGCGCTCGACCACGTGACCCTCGACGTCGAGCCCGGGGACTTCATCGCGGTCATGGGACCTTCCGGGTCGGGCAAGTCGACCCTCCTCAACCTCATGGGCTGCATGGACACCCCCACCTCCGGGTACCTCGGGATCAAGGGCAGGGACGTGGGGAGCATGTCCGACGACGAGCTCACGGTCCTCCGCAGGGACCACATCGGGTTCATCTTCCAGCAGTTCAACCTCATCCCCCTCCTCACGGCGCTCGAGAACGTGGCGTACCCCTACGTCCTGAAGACCGGGATCCGCGACTGCACCGCGCACTGCGCGGAAGTCCTCAGGGCAATGGACCTCGACCCGTCCCTCTACTCGCACAGGCCGGCGGAGCTCTCGGGGGGGCAGCAGCAGCGCGTCGCGATCGCCCGCGCCCTCGTGAACGATCCCGAGATCCTCCTCGCCGACGAGCCGACGGGGAACCTCGACACGCGGACGGGCTCGGCCATCATGGAACTCCTCAAGGAGCTGAACGAGGACCGCGGGAAGACCATCGTCATGGTCACCCACGACCCGAACGTCGCCCGGTTCGCCCACCGGACGATACGGCTCGTGGACGGGAGGATCGCGTGA
- a CDS encoding ABC transporter permease: protein MQVSLFFDFARRNLRRHWLRSLLAIVGIVIGVTAIVSMGILGNSLVLAISDSLSAVGDSIIVVPHAGGGPMMTYAASEGITERQLEQIRRAVSPNPTIPVYSGSARMRIGAEDTVGVVYGLRPDDIPTLLEVEEGTYLRGSSGAMAGARFAREHDLRVGSRITVKDKGTLRVVGIIRERGMGFDINPDYGIVVDSGWYKQAFDKEDYDLVIVKVRDLPRIGAVKEAIEKQLNRRETVVDAIDTRAILETILDTFGRISMFTTAIGGISLIVAGVSILNIMMMSVTERTKEIGILRSIGTRRNEILAMFLFEALILGIVGSTIGGVASIFGGYAVSVLMIRTAEYLFVPSSMVHVLYGVGFGVGTSLLSGLYPAWKAANLNPIEALRHE, encoded by the coding sequence ATGCAGGTCTCGCTCTTCTTCGACTTCGCGAGGAGGAACCTCCGGCGCCACTGGCTCCGGTCCCTCCTTGCCATCGTCGGGATCGTCATCGGCGTGACCGCGATCGTCTCGATGGGCATCCTCGGCAACAGTCTCGTGCTCGCGATCTCCGACAGCCTCTCTGCCGTGGGGGACAGCATCATCGTGGTGCCCCACGCGGGAGGGGGCCCCATGATGACCTACGCGGCGAGCGAGGGGATCACGGAGCGCCAGCTCGAACAGATCCGGAGGGCGGTCTCCCCCAACCCCACGATCCCCGTGTACTCGGGGAGCGCGCGGATGAGGATAGGCGCGGAGGACACCGTCGGGGTGGTGTACGGCCTGCGCCCCGACGACATCCCCACCCTCCTCGAGGTGGAGGAGGGCACGTACCTCAGGGGGAGCTCGGGGGCGATGGCGGGTGCCCGGTTCGCGAGGGAGCACGACCTGCGGGTCGGCTCGCGCATCACCGTGAAGGACAAGGGCACCCTGCGCGTCGTCGGGATCATCAGGGAGAGGGGGATGGGCTTTGACATCAACCCTGACTACGGCATCGTCGTGGACAGCGGGTGGTACAAGCAGGCATTCGACAAGGAGGACTACGACCTCGTCATCGTGAAGGTGCGGGACCTCCCGCGGATAGGGGCGGTCAAGGAGGCGATCGAGAAGCAGCTCAACCGCCGGGAGACGGTCGTGGATGCCATCGATACGAGGGCGATCCTCGAGACGATACTGGACACATTCGGGAGGATATCGATGTTCACCACCGCGATCGGCGGGATCTCGCTCATCGTCGCGGGCGTGAGCATCCTCAACATCATGATGATGTCGGTGACGGAGAGGACGAAGGAGATTGGTATCCTCCGGAGCATCGGGACGCGCAGGAACGAGATCCTCGCCATGTTCCTCTTCGAGGCCCTCATCCTCGGGATCGTCGGGAGCACCATCGGGGGGGTGGCGAGCATCTTCGGCGGGTACGCCGTGAGCGTCCTCATGATCCGGACGGCCGAATACCTCTTCGTCCCCTCGAGCATGGTCCACGTCCTCTACGGCGTCGGGTTCGGGGTGGGAACGAGCCTCCTCTCCGGCCTCTACCCCGCGTGGAAGGCCGCGAACCTGAACCCGATAGAGGCGCTGCGGCACGAGTGA
- a CDS encoding aldehyde dehydrogenase family protein has translation MQMRIGGRDVAGADDRWMEVTNPATGEEIERVPEGTGDDVDDAVEAAADAFPGWASRMARERGQILLRGASLVRERHGEIARLLTAEQGKPLRESTDEVRGFAHVLEYYAAISGTLTGEYVPLGETGDAVVAREPLGVCGAIIPWNMPALLMAWKVAPALLAGNTLVLKPAARTPLSAITLARTLEEAGLPPGVLNVVTGRGEVVGEAIVRHPEIAKVSFTGNVATGLRVRELAAGTLKELTLELGGSDPMIVWKDADIGSAVAGAVRGRFYNAGQTCTAVKRLFVHEAIFPEFLRRLAARVAALRVGNGLDEGVEMGPLCGQEQRAAIAALVEEFRRKGEGIVVTGGGPLRGPAYDRGSFFAPTVVTDLHPESALLREEVFGPVLPVMPVHDLDTAIRHANETRFGLGASVWTRDLNVAREVFARVRAGVVWVNRHLSLPPEIPFGGVKSSGLGRENGSEALLSYTRTRALLVGR, from the coding sequence ATGCAGATGAGAATCGGCGGCAGGGACGTGGCCGGTGCCGACGACCGGTGGATGGAGGTCACGAACCCGGCCACGGGCGAGGAGATCGAGAGGGTGCCGGAGGGGACGGGGGACGACGTCGACGACGCGGTCGAGGCGGCCGCCGATGCCTTTCCGGGGTGGGCCTCCCGCATGGCACGCGAGCGCGGCCAGATCCTCCTCCGGGGCGCGTCCCTCGTGCGGGAGAGACACGGGGAGATAGCCCGCCTCCTCACCGCGGAGCAGGGAAAGCCCCTGCGGGAGTCCACGGACGAGGTCAGGGGGTTTGCCCACGTCCTCGAGTACTACGCCGCGATCTCGGGCACGCTGACCGGCGAGTACGTCCCGCTCGGGGAGACCGGCGACGCGGTCGTCGCGCGGGAGCCCCTCGGCGTCTGCGGGGCCATCATCCCGTGGAACATGCCGGCCCTCCTCATGGCGTGGAAGGTTGCCCCGGCCCTCCTCGCCGGCAACACGCTCGTCCTCAAGCCGGCGGCACGGACGCCCCTCTCTGCCATCACGCTCGCGCGGACGCTCGAGGAGGCGGGCCTCCCCCCCGGAGTCCTCAACGTCGTCACCGGGAGGGGGGAAGTCGTCGGGGAAGCGATCGTCCGCCACCCGGAGATCGCGAAGGTCTCCTTCACGGGCAACGTCGCGACCGGCCTGCGGGTCCGGGAGCTCGCCGCCGGCACCCTCAAGGAGCTCACGCTCGAGCTCGGGGGTTCGGACCCGATGATCGTCTGGAAGGACGCCGATATCGGGAGCGCGGTCGCGGGGGCGGTGCGCGGGCGGTTCTACAACGCCGGCCAGACCTGCACCGCGGTCAAGCGCCTCTTCGTCCACGAGGCGATATTCCCGGAGTTCCTCAGGAGGCTCGCGGCGCGGGTCGCGGCCCTCCGCGTGGGAAACGGCCTCGACGAGGGTGTCGAGATGGGCCCGCTCTGCGGGCAGGAACAGCGTGCCGCGATCGCGGCCCTCGTGGAGGAGTTCAGGCGGAAGGGGGAGGGAATCGTCGTGACGGGAGGGGGACCCCTCCGCGGCCCCGCGTACGACAGGGGCTCGTTCTTCGCCCCCACGGTCGTCACCGACCTGCACCCGGAGTCCGCGCTCCTCCGCGAGGAGGTCTTCGGCCCCGTCCTGCCCGTCATGCCGGTCCACGACCTCGATACCGCCATCCGGCACGCGAACGAGACGCGCTTTGGCCTCGGCGCCTCCGTCTGGACCCGTGACCTCAATGTCGCCCGCGAGGTCTTCGCCCGGGTAAGGGCAGGGGTCGTCTGGGTCAACCGCCACTTGAGCCTCCCGCCCGAGATCCCCTTCGGCGGGGTGAAGTCGTCGGGGCTCGGGCGCGAGAACGGGTCGGAGGCGCTCCTCTCCTACACGAGGACGAGGGCCCTCCTCGTGGGCCGGTGA
- a CDS encoding metallophosphoesterase: MRIGIMADSHDHVPRIREAVGVFAREGVDLVLHAGDFIAPFVIPEIARVGVPVVGVFGNNDGDCPLLLSRSREQGNVEIRGYFAELEYGGRRIALLHGHDRERLAECMESGHYDVVVHGHTHQYGIGSAGKTLSVNPGELCGYLTGNPTVAIYETGSGTARIVPL; the protein is encoded by the coding sequence ATGAGAATCGGGATCATGGCAGACTCACACGACCACGTCCCGCGCATCCGGGAGGCGGTGGGGGTATTCGCCCGGGAGGGGGTGGACCTCGTCCTCCACGCGGGCGATTTCATCGCGCCGTTCGTCATCCCGGAGATCGCGAGGGTCGGCGTCCCCGTCGTGGGGGTCTTCGGGAACAACGACGGCGACTGCCCCCTCCTCCTCTCCCGCAGCAGGGAACAGGGGAACGTCGAGATCAGGGGGTACTTCGCGGAACTGGAGTACGGCGGCAGGAGGATCGCGCTGCTCCACGGGCACGACAGGGAGAGGCTCGCGGAGTGCATGGAGTCGGGCCACTACGACGTGGTGGTCCACGGGCACACGCACCAGTACGGGATCGGGTCCGCGGGCAAAACTCTCTCCGTCAACCCCGGGGAATTGTGCGGCTACCTCACGGGGAACCCGACCGTCGCGATCTACGAGACCGGGAGCGGGACCGCGCGGATTGTCCCCCTCTAG
- a CDS encoding TrpB-like pyridoxal phosphate-dependent enzyme, translating to MKTKILLDEDQMPRQWYNILPDLPSPLDPPLHPATGKPVTPDDLKPIFPMELIRQEMSDRRQVEMPQEVREILLLWRPTPLFRAHRLERHLKTPARIYYKYEGVSPPGSHKPNTAVAQAYYNMKEGIERIATETGAGQWGSALAFATQLFGLACTIYMVRSSYAQKPYRKSMMQVWGAECIPSPSTRTRAGRAVLERDPETTGSLGIAISEAVEDAATHPDTNYSLGSVLNHVCLHQTVIGLECREQLATVDEYPDVVIGCVGGGSNFAGISFPFAADKIKGRRKDLDIVAVEPASCPTLTKGLYTYDYGDVAGLTPLLKMFTLGHDFVPPSIHAGGLRYHGDSPIVSRLVHDGVMRAVAYHQTEVFEAAQTFARTEGIIVAPETSHAVKAAIDVALACREKREEKTILFNCSGHGNFDMAAYDAFYAGQLVDYEYPADLIRESLSRIPKVPGS from the coding sequence ATGAAGACGAAGATCCTCCTCGACGAGGACCAGATGCCACGGCAGTGGTACAATATCCTGCCGGACCTCCCGTCGCCCCTCGATCCCCCGCTCCACCCGGCGACGGGAAAACCTGTCACGCCGGACGACCTTAAACCCATCTTCCCGATGGAACTCATCAGGCAGGAGATGAGCGACAGGAGGCAGGTCGAGATGCCGCAGGAGGTGAGGGAGATCCTCCTCCTCTGGAGACCGACACCCCTCTTCCGTGCCCACCGCCTCGAGAGGCACCTCAAGACACCGGCGCGCATCTACTACAAGTACGAGGGGGTGAGCCCTCCCGGGAGCCACAAGCCGAACACCGCTGTTGCTCAGGCGTACTACAACATGAAGGAGGGCATCGAGCGGATCGCGACCGAGACCGGCGCCGGGCAGTGGGGGTCGGCGCTCGCGTTCGCGACGCAGCTCTTCGGTCTCGCGTGCACGATCTACATGGTCCGCTCGAGTTACGCCCAGAAACCCTACCGGAAGTCGATGATGCAGGTCTGGGGTGCCGAGTGCATCCCGAGCCCCAGCACGAGGACGAGGGCAGGGCGCGCGGTGCTCGAGAGGGACCCCGAGACGACGGGGAGCCTCGGGATCGCCATCTCCGAGGCGGTCGAGGACGCGGCGACCCACCCCGACACCAACTACTCGCTCGGCTCGGTCCTGAACCACGTCTGCCTCCACCAGACCGTGATCGGCCTCGAGTGCAGGGAGCAGCTCGCGACCGTGGACGAGTACCCCGACGTCGTGATCGGGTGCGTGGGCGGCGGCTCGAACTTCGCCGGGATCTCCTTCCCGTTCGCCGCGGACAAGATCAAGGGGAGGAGGAAGGATCTCGACATCGTCGCCGTGGAACCTGCCTCGTGCCCGACGCTCACGAAGGGGCTCTACACCTACGACTACGGGGACGTCGCGGGCCTAACCCCGCTCCTCAAGATGTTCACGCTCGGCCACGACTTCGTCCCGCCGTCCATCCACGCGGGGGGCCTCCGGTACCACGGGGACTCCCCCATCGTCTCCCGCCTCGTGCACGACGGGGTGATGAGGGCGGTCGCGTACCACCAGACCGAGGTCTTCGAGGCCGCGCAGACCTTCGCCCGCACCGAGGGGATCATCGTCGCGCCGGAGACATCGCACGCGGTGAAGGCGGCGATCGACGTGGCCCTCGCCTGCAGGGAGAAAAGGGAGGAAAAGACGATCCTCTTCAACTGCTCGGGCCACGGGAACTTCGACATGGCCGCGTACGACGCGTTCTACGCCGGCCAGCTCGTGGACTACGAGTACCCTGCCGACCTCATCAGGGAGTCCCTCTCCCGCATCCCGAAGGTGCCCGGGAGCTAA